Proteins encoded in a region of the Carassius gibelio isolate Cgi1373 ecotype wild population from Czech Republic chromosome B5, carGib1.2-hapl.c, whole genome shotgun sequence genome:
- the LOC127957027 gene encoding NADPH oxidase activator 1 translates to MLYIELIKLWDEAVRAIDSRDWQGALTKLNQITEHNCRTMFVVASTHIALGQVESAIKALDQVIAKDSCLAVGFFQRSAVHMMANRLEEALADCIWAQKFMRENPVIDYKQLGLRFKLYTWQVLYNAAAVHSRLQQWDKAREILTAASQERGAGRSNLIDIALEAISRREVLEPLLVPEGEVFRPRKQEVDQLKPRDFLGVSKVITSLIPNDDFRGFDPLRPQKPGYYEPKVEDGQDSRYMITKSAYVAKGAGELTVPAGAEVFLYSDDDKDGLAVVIYDGKKGLVPKFLLEPMGKKNKGKTKRIELANGIPLPPALKPPNRPQAPSQRSLELQPSYAAATHTTPPTTGNSTRVPTQQAQTSPQESGSVIVKVHYSYTMALRVPLETSFRDLQDKITEKLGQPPMNVRLRHRRNGTRALTPLNGDDRLDSLEDVAEYGCAQIWCQNEEPLANRAILYQMVALYDYSAQGPEDLEFSEGDTIDILSEVNDEWLEGHIAGNIGIFPRSFAYRDTDHISGASTD, encoded by the exons ATGCTGTACATAGAGTTGATCAAGCTGTGGGACGAGGCTGTGAGAGCAATAGACAGCCGGGACTGGCAGGGTGCTCTCACTAAACTCAACCAGATCACTGAACACAACTGTCGCACTATGTTTGTGGTTGCTTCGACACACATTGCCCTGGGTCAGGTGGAATCGGCCATCAAG GCTCTCGACCAGGTAATCGCAAAGGATTCATGTCTTGCTGTGGGATTTTTTCAGAGGTCTGCCGTTCATATGATGGCAAATAG GCTGGAGGAGGCATTGGCTGATTGTATATGGGCGCAGAAATTCATGAGGGAAAACCCTGTTATTGACTACAAACAGCTGGGTCTTCGCTTTAAATTGTACACCTGGCAG GTCCTTTATAATGCAGCAGCCGTCCACTCTAGACTGCAGCAATGGGACAAAGCCAGGGAAATTCTGACGGCGGCCTCACAGGAGAGAGGAGCGGGCCGGAGCAACTTGATAGACATAGCTCTAGAGGCTATTTCT AGGAGAGAGGTTTTGGAGCCTCTCTTGGTTCCTGAGGGTGAAGTGTTCCGTCCCAGGAAACAGGAGGTAGACCAGCTTAAACCGAGGGACTTCTTGGGTGTATCTAAG GTCATCACTTCTTTGATTCCAAATGATGACTTCAGAGGTTTTGATCCTCTCAGACCACAG AAACCAGGGTACTATGAGCCAAAGGTAGAAGATGGCCA GGACTCTCGTTACATGATAACGAAGAGTGCATATGTGGCAAAAGGGGCAGGGGAGCTGACGGTGCCTGCAGGAGCAGAAGTGTTTTTGTACAGTGATGATGACAAGGACGGACTGGCAGTCGTCATTTATGATGGAAAG AAAGGTCTGGTTCCAAAGTTCCTGCTTGAACCCATGGGCAAGAAAAACAAGGGGAAAACCAAGCGAATT GAACTTGCCAATGGCATCCCACTTCCACCAGCCCTAAAACCCCCAAATCGACCACAAGCTCCATCTCAACGTTCTTTAG AGTTGCAGCCCTCCTATGCCGCTGCTACCCACACAACTCCTCCTACAACCGGCAACTCCACCCGCGTCCCTACACAGCAG GCTCAAACTTCACCTCAGGAGTCTGGATCAGTCATAGTCAAGGTGCACTATTCATATACCATGGCTCTGAGAGTCCCTTTAGAAACTTCTTTCCGGGATCTGCAAGACAAAATCACTGAAAAATTAGGACAGCCTCCAATGAACGTTCGCCTCAG ACACAGAAGGAATGGCACCAGAGCACTAACACCATTAAATGGTGATGATAGACTGGATAGCCTGGAAGATGTGGCTGAATACGGATGTGCCCAGATTTGGTGCCAG AACGAGGAACCTCTGGCCAACAGGGCCATTCTCTATCAGATGGTGGCACTGTATGACTACAGTGCACAAGGCCCAGAGGATTTAGAATTCAGTGAAGGCGACACAATTGACATTCTGAGTGAAG tgaATGATGAGTGGTTAGAAGGACACATTGCTGGAAATATCGGCATCTTCCCTCGAAGTTTTGCTTATCGGGATACAGACCACATCAGTGGGGCATCAACAGATTGA